The proteins below come from a single Kitasatospora sp. NBC_00315 genomic window:
- a CDS encoding FadR/GntR family transcriptional regulator, whose product MDLAGGRDARTDWRGGAIFRPVRTGNAFEETVERILEAIKLGVLGHGDRLPPERELAVRLGISRETLREAIRSLRQAGFVDSRRGRYGGTFITYRLPPPDLGDLRRAVQDLGAELEDALTYRMVLETGASEQAARRVLTEEQRAYLRERLDVLEDAPAEEYRQLDSRFHLAIAELTGSPSLAARITESRMRLNDLLNAIPMLPRNIDHACEQHRTMVRTILAGDAEGARRSTEEHLEATAALLRGFLG is encoded by the coding sequence GTGGACCTGGCGGGCGGGCGCGACGCGCGGACGGACTGGCGGGGCGGCGCGATCTTCCGCCCCGTCCGGACGGGCAATGCGTTCGAGGAGACGGTCGAACGGATCCTGGAGGCGATCAAGCTCGGCGTCCTGGGCCACGGCGACCGGCTGCCGCCCGAACGCGAGCTGGCGGTCCGGCTCGGCATCAGCCGCGAGACGCTGCGGGAGGCGATCCGCTCACTGCGGCAGGCCGGCTTCGTCGACTCCCGCCGGGGCCGCTACGGCGGGACCTTCATCACGTACCGGCTGCCGCCGCCCGACCTCGGCGATCTCCGCCGGGCCGTCCAGGATCTGGGCGCCGAGCTGGAGGACGCGCTCACCTACCGGATGGTGCTGGAGACCGGCGCGTCCGAGCAGGCCGCCCGGCGCGTGCTCACCGAGGAGCAGCGCGCGTATCTGCGTGAGCGCCTGGACGTTCTGGAGGACGCCCCCGCCGAGGAGTACCGCCAGCTGGACTCGCGCTTCCACCTGGCGATCGCCGAGCTGACCGGCTCGCCCTCACTGGCCGCCCGCATCACCGAGAGCCGGATGCGCCTCAACGACCTCCTGAACGCCATACCCATGCTGCCGCGCAACATCGATCACGCCTGTGAACAGCACCGGACCATGGTGCGGACCATCCTGGCCGGCGACGCCGAGGGCGCCCGGCGTTCCACCGAGGAACATCTCGAGGCCACCGCGGCCCTGCTGCGCGGATTCCTCGGCTGA
- a CDS encoding RNA polymerase sigma factor has product MSPSPSRTLPHRIAESASLMALIERGRITGHITGDEVRQAFEADNIPTTQWKVVLRSLNQVLDEEGMTLAVRPAQEPKPAAGDSNRRSVKKTVATRATPVKKITAAPAEGAEEAAEAPSDAAAPVKKAAVAKKAAPAKKAAAVKKAAPAKKTTTAAAAKKTAAKSTAKTDSEDTGAEPAGEDDIFDESAAAEPGQEPGTPGIGSFTLSDDDEDDAPKQQVTTPGASADAVKDYLKQIGKVSLLNAEQEVSLAKRIEAGLFAMEKLASGEELTPVFRRELELIAEDGRRAKDHLLEANLRLVVSVAKRYTGRGMLFLDLIQEGNLGLVRAVEKFDYTKGFKFSTYATWWIRQAITRAMADQSRTIRIPVHMVEVINKLARLQRQMLQSLGREPTPEELGKELDLTPERVVEVQRYGREPISLHTPLGDEGDSEFGDLIEDTEAVKPADAVSFTLLQEQLRAVLETLAEREAGVVSMRFGLTDGQPKTLDEIGKVYGVTRERIRQIESKTMSKLRHPSRSQVLRDYLD; this is encoded by the coding sequence GTGTCGCCCAGCCCGTCCCGCACGCTTCCGCATCGGATCGCCGAATCCGCGTCCTTGATGGCACTCATCGAGCGCGGCCGGATCACAGGACACATCACCGGTGATGAGGTGCGCCAGGCATTCGAGGCCGACAACATTCCGACCACCCAGTGGAAGGTCGTCCTCCGCAGCCTGAACCAGGTGCTCGACGAGGAGGGGATGACCCTGGCGGTCCGGCCCGCTCAGGAGCCGAAACCGGCTGCTGGGGACTCGAACCGGCGATCTGTCAAGAAAACCGTAGCCACGCGCGCTACCCCTGTCAAGAAGATCACAGCGGCCCCGGCGGAGGGCGCGGAGGAGGCCGCCGAGGCGCCCTCCGACGCGGCCGCACCGGTCAAGAAGGCCGCCGTGGCGAAGAAGGCCGCACCCGCGAAGAAGGCCGCCGCGGTGAAGAAGGCGGCGCCCGCGAAGAAGACCACGACGGCTGCCGCGGCCAAGAAGACCGCCGCGAAGAGCACCGCGAAGACCGACTCCGAGGACACCGGCGCCGAGCCGGCCGGCGAGGACGACATCTTCGACGAGAGCGCGGCGGCCGAGCCCGGCCAGGAGCCGGGTACCCCCGGTATCGGGAGCTTCACCCTCTCGGACGACGACGAGGACGACGCCCCCAAGCAGCAGGTCACCACGCCCGGCGCCAGCGCCGACGCGGTGAAGGACTACCTCAAGCAGATCGGCAAGGTCTCGCTGCTCAACGCCGAGCAGGAGGTCTCGCTCGCCAAGCGGATCGAGGCCGGCCTCTTCGCGATGGAGAAGCTCGCCTCCGGTGAGGAGCTCACCCCGGTGTTCCGGCGCGAGCTGGAGCTCATCGCCGAGGACGGCCGCCGCGCCAAGGACCACCTGCTGGAGGCCAACCTCCGCCTGGTGGTCTCGGTCGCCAAGCGCTACACCGGTCGCGGCATGCTCTTCCTGGACCTCATCCAGGAGGGCAACCTCGGTCTGGTCCGCGCGGTCGAGAAGTTCGACTACACCAAGGGTTTCAAGTTCTCCACCTACGCCACCTGGTGGATCCGCCAGGCGATCACCCGGGCGATGGCCGACCAGTCGCGCACCATCCGTATCCCGGTGCACATGGTCGAGGTCATCAACAAGCTGGCCCGGCTGCAGCGCCAGATGCTCCAGTCGCTGGGCCGCGAGCCCACTCCGGAGGAGCTGGGCAAGGAGCTCGACCTCACCCCGGAGCGGGTGGTCGAGGTGCAGCGCTACGGGCGTGAGCCGATCTCGCTGCACACCCCGCTCGGCGACGAGGGCGACAGCGAGTTCGGTGACCTCATCGAGGACACCGAGGCCGTCAAGCCCGCGGACGCGGTCAGCTTCACCCTGCTCCAGGAGCAGCTGCGGGCCGTCCTGGAGACGCTGGCCGAGCGCGAGGCCGGCGTGGTCTCGATGCGCTTCGGCCTGACCGACGGCCAGCCGAAGACGCTGGACGAGATCGGCAAGGTCTACGGGGTCACCCGTGAGCGGATCCGCCAGATCGAGTCCAAGACGATGTCCAAGCTGCGCCACCCCTCGCGCTCGCAGGTCCTGCGCGACTACCTGGACTGA
- a CDS encoding tautomerase family protein → MPFANFKVPEKTLTPKQKEEIVTRTTELYVEIYGERARATTMVLVEEVADGGWGIGGNVLTLAVLGEAAPGDSGDA, encoded by the coding sequence ATGCCTTTCGCGAACTTCAAGGTCCCCGAGAAGACCCTCACCCCGAAGCAGAAGGAGGAGATCGTCACCCGCACCACCGAGCTGTACGTCGAGATCTACGGCGAGCGCGCCCGCGCCACCACCATGGTTCTGGTCGAGGAGGTCGCCGACGGCGGCTGGGGGATCGGCGGCAACGTGCTGACCCTCGCCGTGCTCGGTGAGGCGGCACCGGGCGACAGCGGCGACGCCTGA
- a CDS encoding SDR family oxidoreductase, with the protein MPVPTSLDETAAAARPAAAPRVAIVTGGSRGIGRRTVARLAADGYALVVGYAGNQAEAEAAVEEAVAGGARAVAVRADVADEHAVAALFDVAEAEFGGVDVVVHAAGRMHTAPIAELDLAVLDDLHRTNIRGTFVVVQQAARRVRPGGAIVTFSTSAVGLALPNYGAYCAGKGAVEALTLILARELRGRDVTANAVAPGPTATDLFLDGKDEETVARLAAQPPLERLGTPADIAEVVAFLASPAGHWINGQVVRANGGIV; encoded by the coding sequence ATGCCCGTCCCCACGTCCCTCGACGAAACCGCCGCCGCCGCCCGGCCCGCCGCCGCCCCCCGGGTCGCGATCGTCACCGGCGGCTCGCGCGGCATCGGCCGCCGGACGGTCGCCCGGCTGGCCGCCGACGGGTACGCCCTCGTGGTCGGCTACGCCGGCAACCAGGCCGAGGCCGAGGCCGCCGTGGAGGAGGCCGTCGCCGGCGGCGCCCGGGCGGTCGCGGTGCGCGCCGACGTCGCCGACGAACACGCGGTCGCGGCCCTGTTCGACGTGGCCGAAGCAGAGTTCGGCGGCGTCGACGTCGTCGTGCACGCGGCCGGGCGGATGCACACGGCGCCGATCGCCGAGCTGGACCTGGCCGTCCTGGACGACCTGCACCGCACCAACATCCGCGGCACGTTCGTCGTCGTCCAGCAGGCCGCCCGCCGGGTGCGCCCCGGCGGTGCGATCGTGACGTTCTCCACGTCCGCGGTGGGGCTGGCCCTCCCGAACTACGGCGCGTACTGCGCAGGCAAGGGCGCGGTCGAGGCGCTGACGCTGATCCTGGCCCGGGAGCTGCGGGGCCGGGACGTCACCGCCAACGCCGTCGCGCCCGGCCCCACGGCCACCGACCTGTTCCTGGACGGCAAGGACGAGGAGACCGTCGCCCGCCTGGCCGCCCAGCCCCCGCTGGAGCGACTCGGCACCCCGGCCGACATCGCCGAGGTCGTCGCGTTCCTGGCCTCCCCGGCCGGCCACTGGATCAACGGACAGGTCGTCCGGGCCAACGGCGGAATCGTCTGA
- a CDS encoding helix-turn-helix domain-containing protein: MNLPELGAFLRTRRDRIRPTEVGLPHGPRRRVPGLRREEVAQLAGLSADYYTELERGSAEHGVQPSAQTLAALARALRLNGDERDHLFHLAERPIPPSAHGPSAHVQPALLGLLDRLSTTPARVITDLHETLVENNLALSLLGRSPAHRGPTASFVYRWFTDPQAREIYPPEDHPRHSRVFVADLQAAAARRGRDAEVAKMVAMLRRRSQEFAALWDTHDVAVRRMDHKKIVHPTLGVVELDCHNLLSEDGRQRLLWFTAPPGSPGAEQLELLSVLGTQDLSVPGGTAPDGSPAAQSRSQR, from the coding sequence GTGAACCTCCCAGAACTCGGCGCCTTCCTCAGAACTCGCCGCGACCGCATCCGCCCCACCGAGGTCGGTCTGCCCCACGGCCCGCGCCGGCGCGTCCCCGGGCTGCGCCGTGAGGAAGTCGCCCAGCTGGCCGGGCTGTCGGCCGACTACTACACCGAGTTGGAACGCGGCAGCGCAGAACACGGCGTGCAACCCTCGGCCCAGACCCTGGCCGCCCTCGCCCGAGCCCTGCGACTGAACGGCGACGAGCGCGACCACCTGTTCCACCTGGCCGAACGGCCGATCCCGCCGTCGGCACACGGACCGTCGGCACACGTGCAGCCCGCGCTTCTCGGACTGTTGGACCGGTTGTCCACCACCCCCGCGCGGGTCATCACCGACCTGCACGAGACCCTGGTGGAGAACAACCTCGCTCTGAGCCTGCTCGGCAGGTCCCCGGCGCACCGCGGCCCGACGGCGAGCTTCGTGTACCGCTGGTTCACCGACCCGCAGGCGCGCGAGATCTACCCGCCCGAGGACCACCCGCGCCACTCCCGGGTGTTCGTGGCCGACCTCCAGGCAGCGGCTGCCCGGCGCGGCCGGGACGCGGAGGTCGCGAAGATGGTCGCCATGCTGCGCCGCCGCAGCCAGGAGTTCGCGGCTCTCTGGGACACCCATGACGTCGCGGTGCGCCGCATGGACCACAAGAAGATCGTCCACCCCACGCTCGGCGTCGTCGAACTCGACTGTCACAACCTGCTCAGCGAGGACGGACGCCAGCGCCTGCTGTGGTTCACCGCGCCGCCCGGCAGCCCGGGAGCCGAGCAGCTGGAACTGCTGTCCGTCCTGGGCACCCAGGACCTGAGCGTCCCCGGGGGCACGGCGCCGGACGGGTCGCCTGCGGCCCAATCCCGATCACAGCGCTGA
- a CDS encoding TerD family protein, translated as MTVNLGKGQKISLEKAGGGALSLVRMGLGWKASPRKGFLAKLIPAREIDLDASAVLFAGTKPVEVVYFQKLTSSDGSVRHSGDNLTGGAGEGADDESIVVDLQRVPTQVEQIVFTVNSFTGQTFQEVQNAFCRLVDETTGAELARYTLTGGGPYTAQIMAKVHRSGTGWQLTAIGEPAAGRTFKELLPEIARHL; from the coding sequence ATGACGGTCAACCTCGGCAAGGGACAGAAGATCAGCCTGGAGAAGGCCGGGGGCGGAGCGCTGAGCCTGGTGCGGATGGGCCTGGGCTGGAAGGCGTCCCCCCGCAAGGGCTTCCTGGCCAAGTTGATCCCGGCCAGGGAGATCGACCTGGACGCGTCCGCCGTGCTCTTCGCCGGTACCAAGCCGGTCGAGGTGGTCTACTTCCAGAAGCTCACCAGCTCGGACGGCTCGGTGCGGCACAGCGGCGACAACCTCACCGGCGGCGCCGGCGAGGGCGCCGACGACGAGTCCATCGTGGTGGATCTGCAGCGCGTGCCCACCCAGGTGGAGCAGATCGTCTTCACCGTGAACTCGTTCACCGGACAGACCTTCCAGGAGGTGCAGAACGCCTTCTGCCGGCTCGTGGACGAGACCACCGGCGCCGAGCTGGCCCGCTACACGCTCACCGGCGGCGGCCCGTACACGGCCCAGATCATGGCCAAGGTGCACCGCTCCGGCACCGGTTGGCAGCTGACCGCGATCGGCGAGCCGGCCGCGGGCCGGACCTTCAAGGAACTGCTGCCCGAGATCGCCAGGCACCTCTGA
- a CDS encoding TerD family protein codes for MGVSLAKGGNVSLTKEAPGLTAVIVGLGWDVRSTTGADFDLDASALLCNEAGRVVSDQHFVFFNNLRSPEGSVEHSGDNLTGGGDGDDEQIKVDLAAVPAGVAKVVFPVSIYDADARLQNFGQVRNAFIRIVNQANGAEVARYDLTEDASSETAMVFGELYRYGTDWKFRAIGQGYASGLRGIASDYGVNV; via the coding sequence ATGGGAGTCTCGCTGGCCAAGGGTGGCAACGTCTCGCTGACGAAGGAGGCGCCGGGCCTCACCGCGGTCATCGTCGGCCTGGGCTGGGACGTCCGCTCCACCACGGGTGCCGACTTCGACCTCGACGCCAGCGCGCTGCTGTGCAACGAGGCCGGCCGGGTCGTCTCCGACCAGCACTTCGTGTTCTTCAACAACCTTCGCAGCCCCGAGGGTTCGGTCGAGCACAGCGGCGACAACCTCACCGGCGGCGGGGACGGTGACGACGAGCAGATCAAGGTCGACCTGGCCGCCGTCCCGGCGGGCGTCGCCAAGGTGGTCTTCCCGGTCTCCATCTACGACGCCGACGCCCGGCTGCAGAACTTCGGCCAGGTGCGCAACGCCTTCATCCGGATCGTCAACCAGGCCAACGGGGCCGAGGTCGCCCGCTACGACCTGACCGAGGACGCCTCCTCCGAGACCGCGATGGTCTTCGGCGAGCTGTACCGCTACGGCACCGACTGGAAGTTCCGTGCCATCGGCCAGGGTTACGCCTCCGGCCTGCGGGGCATCGCCTCCGACTACGGGGTCAACGTCTGA
- a CDS encoding BlaI/MecI/CopY family transcriptional regulator produces MGTERETPAAYSRVRRRGQGELEAQVLAALQAAPGPATAVWVQQHLGDGLAYTTVMTILSRLHAKKAVSRTRAGRSYVWRAASDTAGLAALRMRRMLDGERDRDAVLASFVSTLLPDDEELLRALLDSAADDGS; encoded by the coding sequence ATGGGCACCGAACGGGAGACCCCCGCCGCGTACTCGCGCGTCCGCAGGCGCGGCCAGGGCGAGTTGGAGGCCCAGGTGCTGGCAGCCCTGCAGGCCGCTCCCGGCCCGGCCACCGCGGTCTGGGTCCAGCAGCACCTGGGCGACGGCCTGGCGTACACCACGGTGATGACGATCCTGTCCCGGCTGCACGCCAAGAAGGCCGTCTCCCGGACCCGCGCGGGCCGCTCCTACGTCTGGCGGGCCGCCTCCGACACCGCCGGTCTCGCCGCCCTGCGGATGCGCCGGATGCTGGACGGCGAGCGGGACCGCGACGCCGTGCTGGCCAGCTTCGTGAGCACCCTGCTGCCCGACGACGAGGAACTGCTGAGAGCCCTGCTGGACAGCGCCGCCGACGACGGGAGCTGA
- a CDS encoding M56 family metallopeptidase has product MGVFVFLPLVLPLTALPIARLAELHLHPRSAARLLTGIGAVMAVCSTLCLGLLGVIGTAQIPGNPLPDSWSNPAVRDVVPFHEIVGFTAIALLGVIAVACAVTVGRHLRVRSRARQALAAVPPGRDIAVLPDEAPYAYALPGRSGRCGRIVVSTAMLAGLADDECRALVAHERAHLAHRHHRILFATQLAGRVNPFLRPLRRAAAYSTERWADEEAAQAVGDRRLTARAVANAALLSHRSGRPGPAAPAGLAAFAAPGPVPRRVAALLGPVPAAGVWPPAHSPAGLAAMVAAAGTAASALSALNAAVALLLVLKAATPL; this is encoded by the coding sequence GTGGGCGTCTTCGTGTTCCTCCCGCTCGTCCTGCCGCTGACGGCCCTGCCGATCGCCCGGCTGGCCGAACTGCACCTGCACCCGCGCAGCGCCGCCCGCCTGCTGACCGGCATCGGCGCCGTCATGGCCGTCTGCAGCACGCTCTGCCTGGGACTGCTCGGCGTGATCGGCACCGCGCAGATCCCCGGCAACCCGCTGCCGGACAGCTGGTCGAATCCCGCCGTGCGCGACGTGGTGCCGTTCCACGAGATCGTCGGCTTCACCGCGATCGCCCTGCTCGGGGTGATCGCCGTGGCCTGCGCCGTCACCGTCGGACGCCATCTGCGGGTCAGGTCCCGCGCCCGGCAAGCCCTCGCCGCCGTGCCGCCCGGGCGCGACATCGCCGTCCTCCCGGACGAGGCTCCGTACGCCTATGCGCTGCCGGGGCGGTCCGGGCGGTGCGGACGGATCGTGGTCTCCACCGCGATGCTGGCCGGGCTGGCCGACGACGAGTGCCGCGCCCTGGTCGCCCACGAGCGGGCCCACCTGGCGCACCGGCACCACCGGATCCTGTTCGCCACCCAGCTCGCCGGCCGCGTCAACCCGTTCCTGCGGCCGTTGCGGCGGGCGGCGGCCTACAGCACCGAGCGGTGGGCCGACGAGGAGGCCGCGCAGGCGGTCGGCGATCGCCGGCTGACCGCCCGGGCGGTGGCGAACGCCGCTCTGCTCTCGCACCGGAGCGGCCGGCCCGGCCCGGCGGCCCCGGCCGGACTGGCCGCGTTCGCCGCGCCCGGCCCGGTCCCGCGCCGGGTCGCCGCCCTGCTCGGCCCCGTCCCGGCGGCCGGCGTCTGGCCGCCCGCGCACAGCCCGGCCGGACTGGCCGCCATGGTCGCGGCGGCGGGGACGGCCGCCTCGGCGCTGTCCGCGCTGAACGCGGCGGTCGCCCTGCTGCTCGTCCTGAAGGCGGCCACACCGCTCTGA
- a CDS encoding glycosyl hydrolase family 28-related protein: MSRSITGAEAGSSRARRRTAAAVATVTAATLGLGLPLAGTALAAAPSTGRAPVVTRAALDPSLVAGRGAAVDFAEQEAENAATDGTVLGPDRTAYTVAAEASGRQAVTLKPGQYVEFTLPAAANAINVRYSVPDAPSGGGTTAPLDVTVNGKGRTTMNLTSKYAWLYNQYPFSNDPQAGVMHTDWWITECGCVPAATTPAPVVDTPFRPNHAFDEQRLLLGRTYRAGDKVRLAVPAGSATVTVDLLDSQLVGLPHVDLLAANVLAFGADPSGRHDSADAIDRAIAFAKKSHLKVYIPPGTYQVNRHILVDDVTIEGAGSWYTVIKGHQVDLATPAPDGSVHTGVGFYGKDASAGGSRNVHLSGFAIEGDVRERVDTDQVNGIGGSLSDSTIEGLYIHHTKVGMWFDGPMSNLRITGNVIADQIADGINFHTGVTDSLVSNNFVRNTGDDGLAMWSEKTEDARNTFDHNTVQTPVLANGIAIYGGTDNTVSNNLIADPIREGSAIQVGSRFGAEAFTGHLWITDNTTVRSGTKELNWNIGLGAIWFYALEKNIDADIQVTGDNFLDNTYNAIMLVADWPVKDLYSVDNLHFKDIKVDGAGTSVLSARAAGSATFENVDARNVGAVGVNNCGTFHFTGAGSEFSLKDLGGNDGGGTTGAWLAPWELPNTITCDDHPPLVAPPAPSAW; encoded by the coding sequence ATGTCACGGAGCATCACCGGAGCCGAAGCGGGCTCCAGCAGGGCACGGCGGAGAACCGCGGCCGCGGTGGCGACCGTCACCGCGGCCACCCTCGGTCTCGGCCTCCCGCTCGCGGGCACGGCCCTGGCCGCGGCCCCGAGCACCGGCCGGGCCCCGGTCGTGACGCGTGCCGCCCTCGATCCCTCGCTCGTCGCGGGCCGGGGCGCCGCGGTCGACTTCGCCGAGCAGGAGGCGGAGAACGCCGCCACCGACGGCACCGTGCTCGGCCCGGACCGCACCGCCTACACCGTCGCCGCGGAGGCGTCCGGCCGCCAGGCGGTCACCCTGAAGCCCGGTCAGTACGTCGAGTTCACCCTCCCGGCCGCCGCCAACGCGATCAACGTGCGCTACAGCGTCCCGGACGCGCCGTCCGGCGGCGGCACCACCGCACCGCTCGACGTCACGGTGAACGGCAAGGGCCGCACCACCATGAACCTGACGTCCAAGTACGCCTGGCTGTACAACCAGTACCCCTTCTCGAACGACCCGCAGGCCGGCGTGATGCACACGGACTGGTGGATCACCGAGTGCGGCTGCGTGCCGGCCGCCACCACGCCCGCCCCGGTCGTCGACACGCCGTTCCGGCCGAACCACGCCTTCGACGAGCAGCGTCTGCTCCTCGGGCGGACCTACCGCGCGGGCGACAAGGTCCGGCTCGCCGTGCCGGCCGGCAGCGCCACCGTCACGGTCGACCTGCTCGACTCGCAGCTCGTCGGCCTGCCGCACGTCGACCTGCTCGCGGCGAACGTGCTGGCGTTCGGCGCGGACCCGTCCGGCAGGCACGACTCCGCGGACGCGATCGACCGGGCGATCGCCTTCGCCAAGAAGAGCCACCTCAAGGTCTACATCCCGCCGGGCACCTACCAGGTGAACCGTCACATCCTCGTCGACGACGTGACGATCGAGGGGGCGGGCAGCTGGTACACGGTCATCAAGGGCCACCAGGTCGATCTCGCCACCCCGGCCCCGGACGGCTCGGTGCACACCGGCGTCGGCTTCTACGGCAAGGACGCGTCGGCGGGCGGCAGCCGCAACGTGCACCTGTCCGGCTTCGCGATCGAGGGCGACGTCCGGGAGCGGGTCGACACCGACCAGGTGAACGGCATCGGCGGCTCGCTGAGCGACTCGACCATCGAGGGCCTCTACATCCACCACACCAAGGTGGGCATGTGGTTCGACGGGCCGATGAGCAACCTGCGGATCACCGGCAACGTCATCGCCGACCAGATCGCCGACGGCATCAACTTCCACACCGGCGTCACCGACTCGCTGGTGTCGAACAACTTCGTCCGCAACACCGGTGACGACGGCCTCGCGATGTGGTCCGAGAAGACCGAGGACGCCCGCAACACCTTCGACCACAACACCGTCCAGACGCCGGTGCTCGCCAACGGCATCGCGATCTACGGCGGTACCGACAACACCGTCTCGAACAACCTGATCGCCGACCCGATCCGGGAGGGCAGCGCGATCCAGGTCGGCTCCCGCTTCGGCGCCGAGGCGTTCACCGGCCACCTCTGGATCACGGACAACACCACCGTCCGCTCCGGGACCAAGGAGCTGAACTGGAACATCGGCCTCGGGGCCATCTGGTTCTACGCGCTGGAGAAGAACATCGACGCTGACATCCAGGTCACCGGCGACAACTTCCTGGACAACACGTACAACGCGATCATGCTGGTCGCCGACTGGCCGGTGAAGGACCTCTACTCGGTCGACAACCTGCACTTCAAGGACATCAAGGTGGATGGCGCCGGTACCTCGGTGCTGAGCGCCCGCGCGGCCGGCTCGGCGACCTTCGAGAACGTGGACGCGCGCAACGTGGGCGCGGTCGGCGTGAACAACTGCGGGACGTTCCACTTCACCGGCGCCGGTTCGGAGTTCTCGCTGAAGGACCTCGGCGGCAACGACGGCGGCGGCACCACCGGTGCCTGGCTCGCCCCGTGGGAGCTGCCGAACACCATCACCTGCGACGACCACCCGCCGCTCGTCGCACCGCCGGCGCCGTCCGCCTGGTGA
- a CDS encoding DUF4389 domain-containing protein has protein sequence MSAEFLPTLDILEPDQQNRLTVLLRLLLLIPQFVVVWVLSVVAFFVAVIGWFGALVLGRLPDFAATYLAGYLGYDTRVSAYAMLTLDRYPPFGFDTPQYPARIGLKPGPLNRAAVFFRLILAVPAMIIQGVLVTGWWSVSFISWLVVLVLGRMPRPLFEATAAIVRYRMRFQAYLLMLSSAYPKGLFGDDESVLLGTAVPGAATTGAPGTVGGAGAASATRPLVLSGAGRGLLVAFILLGLLASTTSSLTSAFTSDDDDTARATGPLAPGPGPARR, from the coding sequence ATGTCCGCCGAGTTCCTGCCGACGCTGGACATCCTCGAGCCGGATCAGCAGAACCGCCTGACCGTCCTGTTGCGACTGCTGCTGCTGATCCCGCAGTTCGTCGTGGTCTGGGTGCTGTCGGTGGTGGCCTTCTTCGTGGCCGTGATCGGCTGGTTCGGTGCGCTGGTCCTCGGACGGCTGCCGGACTTCGCCGCGACGTACCTGGCGGGCTACCTCGGATACGACACCCGGGTGAGCGCGTACGCGATGCTGACGCTCGACCGCTATCCGCCCTTCGGCTTCGACACCCCGCAGTACCCGGCCCGGATCGGACTGAAGCCGGGCCCGCTGAACCGGGCGGCGGTGTTCTTCCGGCTGATCCTGGCCGTCCCCGCGATGATCATCCAGGGTGTGCTGGTCACCGGGTGGTGGTCCGTCTCGTTCATCAGCTGGCTGGTGGTGCTGGTGCTGGGCCGGATGCCCCGGCCGCTGTTCGAGGCGACGGCGGCGATCGTGCGCTACCGGATGCGCTTCCAGGCGTACCTGCTGATGCTCTCCTCCGCCTACCCGAAGGGGCTCTTCGGCGACGACGAGAGCGTCCTGCTCGGCACCGCGGTTCCGGGCGCCGCCACGACGGGTGCCCCGGGCACGGTCGGTGGCGCGGGCGCCGCGTCGGCGACCAGGCCGCTGGTGCTCAGCGGCGCGGGGCGCGGGCTTCTGGTGGCCTTCATCCTGCTCGGGCTGCTCGCCTCGACCACCTCCTCGTTGACGTCGGCGTTCACCTCGGACGACGACGACACGGCCCGGGCCACCGGGCCGCTCGCACCTGGACCGGGACCCGCCCGGCGCTGA